In the Verrucomicrobiia bacterium genome, one interval contains:
- a CDS encoding Gfo/Idh/MocA family oxidoreductase, translated as MKPATISTTRRKFLKTSSTLAAGAALAHGVAMPGYAAESNTLKIALVGCGGRGTGAAKNALSTAGPTQLWAVADVFEQKTEACVRNLTAQVGEKANVPPDRRFVGFDAFKRAIDSLDKGSVVLLATAPAFRPLHFEYAIEKGMHVFMEKSFAVDAPGIRRVLKTGEVARQKNLKVAGGLMSRHYPPLEEAIARIHDGAIGTVVTSYAYRMHGPVGLAPKTPGMSEVAYQIMNYSCFTWLNGSFIVDWLIHNIDVCCWVKDAWPVSVQGMGGRQVRKEADQLFDHYMAEYTFADGTRLIAQGRHISRCYDFFGNMIYGTTGCGILGEGIPDPRLFKGHKPAGEQLLWRFRGDKGDQYQREHDLLFEAIRNDKPYNETERCAKSCLTAIMGRMACESGALITWDAALNSNLSLAPNLETLTMDGPAPVMPDAQGRYPIAMPGETQVL; from the coding sequence ATGAAGCCCGCAACAATATCCACCACCCGCCGCAAATTTTTGAAGACTTCGTCCACCCTGGCCGCAGGAGCGGCATTGGCGCATGGCGTCGCCATGCCGGGATATGCCGCGGAAAGCAACACCTTGAAAATAGCGCTGGTGGGGTGCGGCGGCCGAGGCACGGGGGCGGCGAAAAATGCCCTGTCCACCGCCGGGCCGACACAGCTCTGGGCGGTGGCGGATGTGTTTGAGCAGAAGACCGAGGCATGCGTGCGCAATTTGACAGCGCAAGTGGGGGAAAAAGCCAATGTGCCGCCGGATCGGCGGTTTGTGGGCTTCGACGCCTTCAAGCGGGCCATTGATTCGCTGGACAAGGGGAGCGTGGTGTTGCTGGCCACGGCGCCGGCTTTTCGTCCGCTGCATTTTGAATACGCCATCGAGAAGGGCATGCATGTGTTCATGGAGAAATCCTTTGCGGTGGACGCCCCCGGCATCCGGCGGGTGCTCAAGACAGGCGAGGTGGCGCGGCAGAAAAATCTGAAGGTGGCGGGCGGCTTGATGAGCCGGCATTATCCGCCGCTGGAGGAGGCCATCGCACGGATTCATGACGGCGCGATTGGGACGGTGGTGACGTCGTACGCCTATCGCATGCATGGGCCGGTGGGATTGGCGCCGAAAACGCCGGGGATGAGCGAGGTGGCGTATCAAATCATGAACTACAGTTGTTTCACCTGGTTGAACGGCAGCTTCATTGTGGACTGGCTGATCCATAACATTGATGTCTGCTGCTGGGTTAAAGACGCCTGGCCGGTCTCGGTGCAGGGGATGGGGGGGCGGCAGGTGCGCAAAGAGGCGGACCAGCTTTTTGATCATTACATGGCCGAGTACACTTTTGCGGACGGCACGCGCCTGATCGCGCAGGGGCGGCATATCTCCCGGTGTTATGATTTCTTTGGCAACATGATTTACGGCACCACCGGCTGCGGCATTTTGGGGGAGGGCATTCCCGATCCGCGTTTGTTCAAGGGGCACAAGCCCGCCGGTGAACAGTTGCTGTGGCGGTTTCGTGGGGACAAAGGGGATCAATACCAGCGCGAGCACGATTTGCTGTTTGAGGCCATTCGCAATGACAAGCCGTACAACGAGACGGAGCGCTGCGCCAAGTCGTGCCTCACGGCGATCATGGGGCGGATGGCGTGCGAATCGGGGGCGCTCATCACGTGGGACGCGGCCCTCAACTCCAACTTGTCGCTGGCGCCCAATCTGGAGACTTTGACCATGGACGGCCCGGCGCCGGTCATGCCGGATGCGCAGGGGCGCTACCCCATCGCCATGCCGGGAGAGACGCAAGTTCTGTAA
- a CDS encoding glucosamine-6-phosphate isomerase, producing MPRPLSAIAPDWWDYTTLPKELIEEVARLTPRDLERLSRPGFKVVMYDTLEDFYLAEALEYIQAWRQSTADNPAGICGPIGPTEQLPLVARLVNALGLDVREGHFWGMDEWYLDGREVPVTHPLSFERADRELCFNRIDRKLRMPEAHLHFPKADTAPYRKTWESGIRCVVMQGGQGDVKHWAFNDPPQRKGKYKDAPPSAAEYRQLATRVVQLHPLTVAQNARTSGGGNIALVPTMAISVGPVETWKAEKVSIWQAGRHDNPFGQRLTAYMISKRIVDTAVPMSLLADHPNVQFNYYRGGLGTCAVEMH from the coding sequence ATGCCCCGCCCCTTGAGTGCCATCGCCCCGGACTGGTGGGATTACACCACCCTGCCCAAAGAGTTGATCGAGGAAGTGGCCCGCCTAACCCCGCGGGATTTGGAGCGGCTCTCCCGGCCCGGCTTCAAGGTGGTGATGTATGACACGCTGGAGGATTTTTATCTGGCCGAGGCGCTGGAGTACATCCAGGCGTGGCGGCAGAGCACGGCGGACAATCCGGCGGGGATTTGCGGCCCCATCGGTCCCACCGAGCAGTTGCCGCTGGTGGCGCGGCTGGTGAATGCGCTGGGGCTGGACGTGCGCGAGGGGCATTTTTGGGGCATGGACGAGTGGTATCTGGACGGCCGGGAAGTGCCGGTCACGCATCCGTTGTCATTTGAGCGCGCGGATCGGGAGCTGTGTTTCAACCGGATTGACCGCAAGCTGCGGATGCCGGAGGCGCACCTGCATTTCCCCAAGGCGGACACCGCGCCGTACCGCAAGACGTGGGAAAGCGGCATCCGCTGCGTGGTGATGCAGGGCGGGCAGGGGGATGTGAAGCACTGGGCCTTCAATGATCCGCCGCAGCGCAAGGGCAAATACAAGGACGCACCGCCTTCTGCGGCGGAGTATCGCCAACTGGCCACGCGCGTGGTCCAATTACACCCGCTGACCGTGGCGCAAAACGCCCGCACCAGCGGCGGCGGCAACATTGCCCTGGTGCCCACCATGGCCATCAGCGTGGGGCCGGTGGAGACGTGGAAGGCGGAGAAGGTGAGCATCTGGCAGGCGGGCCGGCACGACAATCCGTTTGGGCAGCGGCTCACCGCGTACATGATTTCGAAACGCATCGTGGATACCGCCGTGCCGATGTCCCTGCTGGCGGATCATCCCAACGTGCAGTTCAATTATTACCGGGGCGGCCTGGGCACCTGCGCGGTGGAGATGCACTAG
- the odhB gene encoding 2-oxoglutarate dehydrogenase complex dihydrolipoyllysine-residue succinyltransferase, with translation MSKPTIELRVPSVGESVSEVEVGEWLVAEGAEVRRDATVVVLETDKATVEVPAPEDGRLLKQLCPRGAKVKVGEVLGLLEPAALPDATPEVIKAAGRKKAAAEKPPAPVAPPPPPPPPPAAPSPAAPVVMPAAARLAAEQGVDLSKVTGTGPGGRILKEDVQRALPAVPPPPPPPAAAPPPAVPAAPPPVAMPAAVDSNGPEEEVVPMSLLRRKIAERLVQAQQTAALLTTFNEVDMSAVQALRKQYQEAFQQKHQVKLGIMSFFVKAVVAALQQVPGLNAEIRGTDIVYHKRYDIGIAIGGGRGLVVPVLRRAERMSFAQIEAAIADYAARARENKLRPDDLAGGTFTITNGGVYGSMLSTPLLNPPQSGVLGMHAIQERPVAVAGQIVIRPIMYVALTYDHRLVDGREAVTFLKTVKELIENPARLLLEV, from the coding sequence ATGAGCAAACCAACCATCGAATTGCGGGTGCCTTCCGTGGGCGAGTCCGTCTCCGAAGTGGAAGTGGGCGAGTGGCTGGTGGCCGAAGGCGCCGAAGTGCGCCGCGATGCCACCGTGGTGGTGTTGGAAACCGACAAGGCCACCGTCGAAGTCCCCGCACCCGAGGACGGCCGCCTGCTCAAGCAGCTCTGCCCCCGGGGCGCCAAGGTCAAAGTGGGCGAGGTGTTGGGCCTGCTGGAACCCGCCGCCCTGCCGGATGCCACCCCGGAGGTCATCAAGGCGGCGGGCCGCAAAAAAGCGGCCGCGGAAAAACCCCCGGCGCCCGTTGCGCCTCCCCCTCCTCCTCCACCGCCGCCCGCTGCCCCCTCCCCGGCTGCCCCCGTCGTCATGCCCGCCGCCGCAAGGTTGGCCGCGGAACAGGGAGTGGATTTGAGCAAGGTGACCGGCACCGGTCCCGGTGGCCGCATCCTCAAGGAAGATGTGCAGCGCGCCCTGCCTGCCGTCCCGCCTCCGCCTCCCCCTCCTGCCGCTGCGCCCCCGCCTGCCGTACCGGCGGCGCCGCCGCCAGTGGCGATGCCCGCCGCCGTGGACAGCAACGGGCCGGAGGAGGAAGTGGTCCCCATGAGCCTGCTGCGGCGCAAAATCGCCGAGCGCCTGGTCCAGGCCCAACAAACGGCGGCGCTGCTGACCACCTTCAACGAGGTGGACATGTCGGCCGTGCAGGCGCTGCGCAAGCAATATCAGGAAGCCTTTCAACAAAAGCATCAGGTCAAGCTGGGCATCATGTCCTTCTTTGTGAAGGCAGTGGTGGCGGCGCTGCAACAGGTGCCGGGCCTCAACGCGGAAATTCGCGGCACTGACATCGTCTATCACAAACGCTATGACATCGGCATTGCCATCGGCGGCGGCCGCGGCCTGGTGGTCCCCGTCCTGCGCCGGGCCGAGCGGATGAGCTTCGCCCAGATTGAGGCCGCCATTGCCGATTACGCCGCCCGGGCCCGCGAAAACAAATTGCGCCCGGACGACCTGGCCGGCGGCACCTTCACCATCACCAACGGCGGCGTGTACGGCTCCATGTTGTCCACTCCGCTGCTCAATCCCCCGCAAAGCGGCGTGCTCGGCATGCATGCCATCCAGGAGCGTCCCGTGGCCGTCGCCGGGCAAATCGTCATCCGGCCCATCATGTACGTGGCCCTGACCTACGATCATCGCCTGGTGGATGGCCGCGAGGCCGTCACCTTCCTTAAGACAGTGAAGGAACTGATCGAAAACCCGGCCCGGCTGCTGCTGGAGGTGTAG
- a CDS encoding 2-oxoglutarate dehydrogenase E1 component, with protein sequence MSNMDEAGSAANLEFVEAMYADYLRDPASVPPEWREYFAQMDGGLPARPPTPPGSLTSPPPAAPATRPASRRTTASQENRPAPAPPSAPTPRAPGLQGEDLEHRVLMQHRVERLVRAYRGRGHIQARIDPLGTPTRYVPELDPQYYGFTEDDMDRQFYCETMRTEGPLTLRQILSRLRQIYCGSIAFQFLHIDDMRMRHWVQERIEGDQYWEPLPRHIQRRILTRLTDAVVFEQFVRRKFVGAKSFSLEGGESLIPLLDLAIGTAAQQGVKEIVIGMAHRGRLNVLANIIGKSPKEIFREFEDKDPDLYMGGGDVKYHMGYSSDYRTAAGQHVHLSLCFNPSHLEYVNPVALGRTRAKQDRLRDDERAQVMALLIHGDAAFIGEGIVQETLNLSRLKGYQVGGTIHIILNNQIGFTTPPSEGRSTMYTTSVAKMLPAPIMHVNGEDPEAVARCIQLAMDFRKTFQVDVVIDMYCYRRLGHNEGDEPSFTQPLMYKLIENKPSVRDAYLEKLIELGGVTRELAEQIEKKRTEALELQLSEARRSTRIMPPSSLMGRWKGYLGGPEPADDQPETGLPKEQLSSLLERLTDLPEDFHLHPKLHRFMEARRAMARGEQPLDWSAGEALALASLAADGVRIRLSGQDSCRGTFSHRHAVLHDVENGRTYCPLQHLAGNQAPVDIINSPLSEAGVLGFEYGYSLDCPEGLIMWEAQFGDFVNVAQVIIDQFISSGEDKWRRLSGLVMLLPHGFEGAGPEHSSGRIERFLTLAADDNIQVAIPTTPAQMFHLLRRQALRRWRKPLVVFTPKSMLRNPRVVSSLEELAGGRFQRVIPDPRHPAMDRVSRVLLCAGKLYYELEARREKLGIEDVAIVRLEQLYPFPRTELEALLGDCKPGTNVIWVQEEPENMGAWRYLRVTVSMQFLNRLPFSGICRPASASPATGSASAHQIEQEELLAKVFAAEQPVVRPRTETIVGTKQPQA encoded by the coding sequence ATGAGCAACATGGATGAGGCAGGCTCGGCCGCCAACCTGGAATTTGTCGAGGCGATGTACGCCGATTATTTGCGCGACCCGGCCAGTGTGCCGCCGGAATGGCGCGAGTACTTTGCACAGATGGACGGCGGTTTGCCCGCCCGCCCGCCCACTCCCCCCGGCTCCCTGACCTCCCCGCCCCCGGCGGCCCCGGCAACCCGGCCTGCCTCCCGGCGCACGACCGCCTCGCAGGAAAACCGGCCGGCCCCGGCGCCTCCCTCCGCCCCCACCCCGCGGGCCCCCGGCCTGCAAGGGGAAGATTTGGAGCACCGGGTCCTGATGCAGCACCGGGTGGAACGCCTGGTGCGGGCCTACCGTGGCCGGGGACACATCCAGGCCCGCATTGACCCCCTGGGCACCCCCACCCGCTATGTGCCCGAGCTGGACCCCCAGTATTACGGATTCACCGAGGACGACATGGATCGGCAGTTTTACTGCGAAACCATGCGCACCGAGGGGCCCCTGACCCTGCGCCAGATCCTCAGCCGCCTGCGCCAGATTTATTGCGGCTCCATCGCCTTCCAATTTCTGCACATTGACGATATGCGCATGCGCCACTGGGTCCAGGAGCGCATTGAAGGCGACCAGTACTGGGAGCCGCTGCCCCGCCACATCCAGCGCCGCATCCTCACCCGCCTCACCGATGCCGTGGTCTTCGAGCAGTTTGTGCGGCGCAAATTCGTCGGCGCCAAAAGCTTCTCGCTGGAAGGCGGCGAGAGCCTCATCCCGCTGCTGGATCTGGCCATCGGCACCGCCGCCCAGCAGGGCGTCAAAGAAATCGTCATCGGCATGGCCCACCGCGGACGCCTCAATGTGCTGGCCAACATCATCGGCAAAAGCCCCAAGGAAATCTTCCGTGAATTTGAGGACAAGGACCCGGATTTGTACATGGGCGGGGGCGATGTCAAATACCACATGGGCTACAGCAGCGACTACCGCACCGCCGCCGGCCAGCATGTGCATCTCTCCCTCTGTTTCAACCCCAGCCACCTGGAATACGTCAATCCCGTGGCCCTCGGCCGCACCCGGGCCAAGCAGGACCGTCTGCGGGATGATGAGCGCGCACAGGTCATGGCCCTCCTCATCCATGGGGATGCGGCCTTCATCGGCGAGGGAATTGTGCAGGAGACCCTGAACTTGAGCCGGCTCAAAGGCTACCAGGTGGGGGGCACCATTCACATCATTCTGAACAACCAGATCGGCTTTACCACGCCCCCCTCCGAAGGCCGCTCCACCATGTACACCACCAGCGTGGCCAAAATGCTCCCGGCACCCATCATGCACGTCAACGGCGAAGACCCGGAGGCCGTGGCCCGCTGCATCCAACTGGCCATGGACTTCCGCAAGACCTTCCAGGTGGACGTGGTGATTGACATGTACTGCTACCGCCGGCTGGGGCACAACGAGGGCGACGAACCCTCCTTCACCCAGCCGCTGATGTACAAGCTGATCGAAAATAAACCCAGCGTCCGCGACGCCTATCTGGAAAAATTGATCGAGCTGGGGGGCGTCACCCGCGAGCTGGCCGAGCAAATCGAGAAAAAACGCACCGAAGCCCTCGAGCTGCAACTGAGCGAAGCCCGCCGCTCCACGCGCATCATGCCGCCCAGCAGCCTCATGGGCCGCTGGAAAGGCTACCTGGGCGGACCGGAGCCGGCAGATGACCAGCCCGAAACGGGGCTGCCCAAAGAGCAGTTGAGCAGCCTGCTGGAGCGGCTCACCGATCTGCCGGAGGATTTTCACCTGCATCCCAAGCTCCATCGTTTCATGGAGGCCCGCCGTGCCATGGCCCGGGGCGAGCAGCCCCTGGACTGGTCGGCTGGCGAAGCTCTGGCGCTGGCCAGTCTGGCGGCGGACGGCGTCCGCATCCGCCTCAGCGGGCAGGATAGCTGCCGGGGCACCTTCAGCCACCGCCACGCGGTCCTGCATGACGTGGAGAACGGCCGGACCTATTGTCCCCTGCAACATCTTGCCGGCAACCAGGCGCCCGTGGACATCATCAACAGCCCGTTGTCCGAAGCCGGCGTGCTCGGCTTTGAATATGGCTACAGCCTCGACTGCCCCGAAGGGTTGATCATGTGGGAGGCGCAGTTCGGGGACTTCGTCAATGTGGCGCAGGTGATCATTGATCAATTCATCTCCAGCGGCGAGGACAAGTGGCGCCGTTTGAGCGGGCTGGTGATGCTCCTGCCGCACGGCTTTGAAGGCGCGGGGCCGGAGCACTCCAGCGGGCGCATCGAGCGTTTCCTCACCCTGGCGGCGGATGACAACATCCAGGTGGCCATCCCCACCACCCCGGCGCAGATGTTTCATCTCTTGCGCCGCCAGGCCCTGCGCCGCTGGCGCAAGCCGCTGGTGGTGTTCACCCCCAAAAGCATGTTGCGTAATCCGCGCGTTGTCTCCTCCCTCGAAGAGCTGGCCGGCGGCCGTTTCCAGCGGGTCATTCCTGACCCGCGGCATCCGGCCATGGACCGCGTGAGCCGCGTCTTGTTGTGCGCCGGCAAGCTCTACTACGAACTCGAGGCCCGGCGCGAAAAACTCGGCATCGAGGATGTCGCCATCGTGCGGCTCGAACAGCTCTATCCCTTCCCACGAACCGAGCTGGAAGCCCTGCTCGGCGACTGCAAACCCGGCACCAATGTCATCTGGGTGCAGGAGGAGCCCGAAAACATGGGGGCATGGCGTTACCTCCGCGTGACCGTCAGCATGCAGTTCCTCAATCGCCTGCCCTTCAGCGGCATTTGCCGGCCGGCCTCGGCCTCTCCGGCCACCGGCTCGGCCTCCGCCCATCAAATCGAGCAGGAGGAACTGCTGGCCAAGGTCTTCGCCGCCGAGCAGCCGGTGGTGCGGCCGCGCACCGAAACCATCGTGGGCACCAAACAGCCGCAGGCTTGA
- a CDS encoding Gfo/Idh/MocA family oxidoreductase, which translates to MPRRHFLQTTAAAGLWLASAPAFIGAEPAGKKYRTALLGTGWWGMNILGEAMASGQCEVVALCDVDRRLLEPAAQKVQQLTGAQPKLFKDYRELLAAAKPEIVIVGTPDHWHPLMTIDAVRAGAHVYVEKPIGHTIREGRAMVQAARETGKVVQVGTHRRVSPHNVSGREFILSGKVGKIGFIRSFVHYGGGPEKPRRNVEPPPELDWDLWCGPAPKRPYNGDPKNPWSGGIHPRGFRNYLDYANGTLGDWGVHWMDQILWIMGTLTGEKWPRKVYSTGGRPIKGPPVLTPTEQTTDAPDHQIATFEFENFTATWEHRQFAGNNAEKGENVGCYFYGTNGTFHMGWKNGWVFYPADSRAEPVRQAPQLHQPDDQNIKELWADFLDAIKSGRRPVSDIEEVHRSTNMSLLGMLSLKLGRSVVWDGAKEECVGDPEANKLLRREYRPGWTYPA; encoded by the coding sequence GTGCCCCGTCGTCATTTCCTGCAAACCACCGCGGCGGCCGGTCTTTGGCTGGCCAGCGCGCCTGCGTTCATCGGCGCCGAACCCGCCGGCAAAAAATATCGCACCGCCCTGCTGGGCACCGGCTGGTGGGGCATGAACATCCTGGGCGAAGCCATGGCCAGCGGCCAGTGCGAGGTGGTGGCCCTGTGTGATGTGGACCGGCGCCTGCTCGAGCCGGCGGCCCAGAAAGTCCAGCAGCTCACCGGCGCGCAGCCCAAATTGTTCAAGGATTACCGCGAGCTGCTGGCTGCCGCCAAACCCGAGATCGTCATCGTGGGCACCCCCGATCACTGGCACCCCCTCATGACCATTGACGCCGTCCGCGCCGGCGCGCACGTGTACGTGGAAAAACCGATCGGACATACCATCCGCGAGGGCCGCGCCATGGTCCAAGCCGCGCGCGAAACCGGCAAGGTCGTGCAGGTGGGCACCCACCGCCGCGTCTCGCCCCATAATGTCTCGGGCCGCGAATTCATCCTCTCCGGCAAGGTGGGCAAGATCGGCTTCATCCGCTCCTTCGTCCACTACGGCGGCGGGCCCGAAAAACCGCGCCGCAACGTCGAGCCGCCGCCGGAATTGGACTGGGATTTGTGGTGCGGCCCCGCCCCCAAACGCCCTTACAACGGCGACCCGAAGAACCCCTGGAGCGGCGGCATCCATCCGCGCGGCTTCCGCAATTATCTCGATTATGCCAACGGCACCCTCGGCGACTGGGGCGTGCACTGGATGGATCAGATTCTCTGGATCATGGGCACGCTGACGGGCGAAAAGTGGCCCCGCAAGGTCTATTCCACCGGCGGCCGCCCCATCAAAGGCCCCCCCGTGCTCACCCCCACCGAGCAAACCACCGACGCCCCGGATCATCAAATCGCCACCTTCGAATTCGAGAACTTCACCGCCACCTGGGAGCACCGCCAGTTCGCCGGCAACAATGCTGAAAAAGGCGAAAATGTGGGCTGTTATTTCTACGGCACCAACGGCACCTTCCACATGGGCTGGAAAAACGGCTGGGTCTTTTACCCCGCCGACAGCCGCGCTGAACCCGTCCGCCAGGCCCCGCAATTGCACCAACCGGACGATCAGAACATCAAAGAATTGTGGGCGGATTTCCTCGACGCCATCAAATCCGGCCGGCGGCCCGTCAGTGACATCGAGGAGGTGCATCGCTCCACCAACATGAGCCTGCTGGGAATGCTCTCGCTTAAGCTGGGCCGCAGCGTCGTCTGGGATGGCGCCAAAGAAGAATGTGTGGGCGACCCGGAGGCCAACAAGTTGTTGCGCCGGGAGTACCGGCCAGGATGGACCTATCCGGCGTAA
- a CDS encoding adenine phosphoribosyltransferase, translating to MKPSPVTAAEIKDAIRNIPDFPQPGIQFKDITPVLASPRLLAGAIDLLVGHHQPGTIDAVVGIDARGFIFAAAAALRLGAGFVPVRKKGKLPYQTLEQSYALEYGTNTIAIHVDAVKPGARVILMDDLLATGGTAAAAAELLQKIQAQIVEITFLIELSFLHGRQRLSQYPVRSVVVF from the coding sequence ATGAAGCCATCACCGGTGACTGCGGCGGAGATCAAGGACGCGATCCGCAACATTCCCGATTTTCCCCAGCCGGGCATTCAGTTCAAGGACATCACCCCCGTCCTGGCCAGCCCGCGCCTGCTGGCGGGGGCGATTGATTTGCTTGTGGGGCACCATCAACCCGGCACCATTGACGCCGTGGTGGGGATTGATGCCCGGGGATTCATTTTTGCCGCCGCCGCCGCTTTGCGGCTGGGGGCCGGCTTTGTGCCGGTGCGGAAGAAAGGCAAGCTGCCCTACCAGACGCTGGAGCAGAGTTACGCCCTGGAATATGGCACCAACACCATTGCCATTCATGTGGACGCCGTCAAACCCGGGGCGCGGGTGATTTTGATGGATGACCTGCTGGCCACGGGCGGCACGGCCGCGGCGGCGGCCGAGCTGCTGCAGAAAATTCAGGCCCAGATCGTGGAAATCACTTTTCTCATCGAGCTTTCTTTCCTGCACGGGCGGCAGCGCCTGAGCCAGTACCCGGTGCGGTCAGTAGTGGTGTTTTAA
- the aroF gene encoding 3-deoxy-7-phosphoheptulonate synthase, which translates to MLIVMDHAATPAQVEAVMEQVRACGFRPVPMPGAERTAVCVLGNTGPVNPAPFENLPGVKECIRVTKPYKLVSRETQPQDTVLTVAGVSVGGQAPPVLIAGPCSVESRDQMLRTVEYLVSRGVKLIRGGVFKPRTSPYAFQGLGEEGLKILEEIKQQFPVGVVTEALDHENFNAVEPVADMIQIGARNMQNFSLLRRAGQSRKPILLKRGLAATLEELLMAAEYILAGGNRQVVLCERGVRTFADHTRNTLDLSAVVVVQQLSHLPVLVDPSHAAGKWPYVIPLALAGVAAGAHGLLVEVHPDPPRALSDGPQSLTFEKFAELQEKVQRLTAAGLRG; encoded by the coding sequence ATGTTGATTGTGATGGATCACGCCGCCACGCCGGCGCAGGTGGAGGCGGTCATGGAGCAGGTGCGCGCCTGCGGATTTCGGCCGGTGCCGATGCCCGGGGCCGAGCGCACGGCGGTGTGTGTGCTGGGGAATACCGGGCCGGTGAATCCGGCGCCCTTTGAGAACCTGCCGGGGGTCAAGGAATGCATCCGGGTCACCAAGCCCTACAAACTGGTGAGCCGCGAGACCCAGCCGCAGGATACGGTGTTGACGGTGGCGGGTGTGTCCGTGGGGGGGCAGGCGCCCCCGGTTCTGATCGCCGGGCCGTGCTCGGTGGAGTCGCGCGACCAGATGTTGCGCACGGTGGAGTATCTGGTGTCGCGCGGGGTGAAATTGATTCGCGGCGGGGTGTTCAAGCCGCGGACGTCGCCCTATGCGTTTCAAGGGCTGGGCGAGGAGGGCCTCAAGATCCTGGAGGAAATCAAGCAACAGTTTCCGGTGGGCGTGGTCACGGAGGCGCTGGATCATGAGAACTTCAACGCCGTCGAGCCGGTGGCGGACATGATCCAGATTGGGGCGCGCAACATGCAGAACTTTTCCCTGTTGCGCCGGGCGGGGCAGAGCCGCAAACCGATTTTGTTGAAGCGCGGGCTGGCCGCCACGCTGGAGGAGCTGTTGATGGCGGCGGAGTACATTTTGGCGGGCGGCAACCGGCAGGTGGTGTTGTGCGAGCGGGGGGTGCGCACGTTTGCGGATCACACCCGCAACACGCTGGATTTGAGCGCGGTGGTGGTGGTCCAGCAGCTCAGCCATCTGCCGGTGCTGGTGGATCCCAGCCACGCTGCGGGCAAATGGCCGTATGTCATTCCGCTGGCGCTGGCGGGTGTGGCGGCGGGGGCGCACGGGCTGCTGGTGGAGGTGCATCCGGATCCGCCGCGCGCCTTGAGCGACGGCCCGCAATCGCTGACCTTCGAGAAGTTTGCCGAGCTGCAGGAGAAGGTGCAGCGGCTCACCGCCGCGGGGCTGCGGGGATAA